In a single window of the Necator americanus strain Aroian chromosome X, whole genome shotgun sequence genome:
- a CDS encoding hypothetical protein (NECATOR_CHRX.G24961.T1) produces the protein MQRTVNHYPAEIALAQSECPLTDLKNPDDMVIFAESSAKHQRIGKLPRSCNLQPIDYVYALIRARRCESPGDLQRGQGWTGKRLNSSIGSVT, from the coding sequence ATGCAAAGAACAGTCAATCATTACCCTGCCGAAATCGCCTTAGCACAATCAgagtgccccttgactgatctcaAGAACCCCGACGATATGGTTATATTTGCAGAAAGCAGTGCGAAACATCAGCGCATCGGAAAACTGCCTCGAAGCTGCAACCTGCAGCCTATAGACTACGTCTACGCTCTGATAAGGGCAAGGAGATGTGAGTCTCCTGGAGATCTCCAACGAGGACAAGGGTGGACAGGAAAACGATTGAACTCCTCGATAGGTTCTGTTACGTGA
- a CDS encoding hypothetical protein (NECATOR_CHRX.G24962.T1), with protein MATGERRSNLRLLRTSLTLDQGDTRTIRHGDCLRLCTYNARTVSTDADLHALLGAEERIKFHMIALQETKCRRSDVRQMNDGTLVIRGEKVPSRNVGGVGFVVLPSVVHLVDSHEILSPRLAILRLRPLRQKSISIINCYSPTSAADESDLDAFYEEVEEVVRNEKSF; from the coding sequence atggcgaccggtgagaggcgatcaaatctcaggttgctcaggacgtcattgactctggaccaaggcgacacacgcacgattcgccatggagactgtctcagactgtgtacttacaacgcgagaacagtttccacagacgccgacctgcatgcccttctcggagctgaggagcgtatcaaatttcacatgattgctctgcaggagaccaagtgcagaaggagcgacgtacgacagatgaatgacggtacactcgtcattcgtggagagaaggttccgtcgcgaaatgtaggcggtgttggttttgttgtgctcccatctgtcgtccatctcgtcgattctcacgagatcctgtcacctcgtctggccattcttcgcctccgccctctgcgccaaaaatccatcagtatcatcaactgctactcaccaacatcagcagctgatgaatccgatttggacgcgttttacgaggaggtggaggaagtagtccgcaacgagaagtccttctag